From one Phycodurus eques isolate BA_2022a chromosome 6, UOR_Pequ_1.1, whole genome shotgun sequence genomic stretch:
- the LOC133404378 gene encoding sialic acid synthase-like: protein MPLKFELCPGRMIGANHPCFIIAEIGQNHQGDIELAKKMIKMAKDCGADCAKFQKSELEYKFNKRALERPYKTKNSWGGTYGEHKRHLEFSHEQYRELQKYAKDVGIVFTASGMDEMAVEFLHELNVPFFKVGSGDTNNFPYLEKTAKKGRPMVVSSGMQSIETMRRVYKTVKEHNHNFAILQCTSAYPLEPEDVNLRVITEYQKEFPDIPIGYSGHESGISISVAAVALGAKVIERHVTLDKTWKGSDHAASLEPSELSELVRSIRLVERALGSGLKKMLPCEKPCRDKLGKSVVAKMKITKGTVLSLDMLAVKVAEPMGVAAEDIFQLVGKSITADVSEDESVLPEVVDSYGKKAKCCG, encoded by the exons ATGCCTTTAAAATTCGAACTTTGCCCTGGTAGGATGATCGGAGCCAACCACCCGTGCTTCATTATCGCTGAAATTGGACAAAACCATCAGGGAGACATCGAGCTCGCTaagaaaatgatcaaaatggCAAAG GACTGCGGTGCTGATTGTGCCAAGTTCCAGAAGAGTGAGCTGGAGTACAAGTTTAACAAACGTGCTTTAGAGCGTCCTTACAAGACCAAAAACTCGTGGGGGGGAACATATGGTGAACACAAGCGCCACCTGGAGTTCAGCCATGAGCAGTACAGGGAGCTGCAGAAGTACGCCAAGGATGTGGGGATCGTCTTCACTGCCTCAGGAATGGATGAG ATGGCGGTAGAGTTCCTCCATGAGTTAAATGTGCCTTTCTTCAAAGTGGGCTCAGGAGACACCAACAACTTCCCTTACCTGGAAAAGACTGCCAAGAAAG GGCGTCCCATGGTGGTGTCCAGTGGGATGCAGTCCATAGAGACGATGCGTCGTGTGTACAAGACTGTGAAGGAACACAACCACAATTTTGCCATCCTGCAGTGTACTAGTGCCTACCCGCTTGAGCCTGAGGATGTTAACCTCAGAGTGATCACA GAATACCAGAAAGAATTCCCCGATATCCCAATCGGGTATTCTGGCCACGAGTCTGGAATCAGTATTTCAGTGGCGGCTGTTGCTCTTGGGGCAAAGGTCATAGAGCGTCACGTCACACTGGACAAGACTTGGAAGGGAAGTGACCATGCAGCGTCTCTGGAGCCCTCTGAGTTGTCCGAGCTGGTTCGCTCCATCCGACTGGTGGAGAGGGCGCTGGGAAGTGGCCTCAAGAAGATGCTACCTTGTGAGAAGCCGTGCCGTGACAAG CTGGGGAAGTCGGTGGTGGCCAAGATGAAGATCACCAAAGGAACTGTTCTCAGTCTGGACATGTTGGCAGTGAAGGTGGCCGAGCCCATGGGCGTAGCGGCTGAGGACATCTTCCAGCTGGTTGGCAAGTCTATCACAGCGGATGTAAGTGAAGATGAGAGCGTCTTACCGGAGGTGGTGGACAGCTATGGCAAGAAGGCCAAGTGCTGTGGATAG